The Garra rufa chromosome 8, GarRuf1.0, whole genome shotgun sequence genome has a segment encoding these proteins:
- the LOC141340324 gene encoding gamma-crystallin M2-like, which yields MMGKVTFFEDRNFQGRSYECMSDCGDFSSYMSRCHSCRVESGCWMMYDNPNYMGNQYFFRRGEYADYMSMFGMNNCIRSCRMIPMYRGSYRMRIYERDNFMGQMYEMMDDCDNTMDRYRMSHCQSCHIMDGHWLFYEHAHYRGRMWYFRPGEYRSFSNMGGMRFMSMRRIMDSWY from the exons ATGATGGGCAAG GTCACCTTCTTTGAGGACAGGAACTTCCAGGGTCGCTCTTATGAGTGTATGAGCGACTGTGGTGACTTTTCCTCCTACATGAGCCGCTGTCACTCTTGCAGAGTGGAAAGTGGATGCTGGATGATGTACGATAATCCTAACTACATGGGAAATCAGTATTTCTTCAGGAGGGGAGAGTATGCTGATTACATGTCTATGTTTGGAATGAACAACTGCATCAGGTCCTGCCGTATGATCCCTATG TACAGGGGATCCTACAGAATGAGGATCTACGAGAGGGACAACTTCATGGGTCAGATGTACGAGATGATGGATGACTGTGACAACACCATGGACCGTTACCGCATGTCTCACTGCCAGTCCTGCCATATTATGGATGGCCACTGGCTCTTCTATGAACATGCCCACTACAGAGGCAGGATGTGGTACTTCAGGCCTGGAGAGTACAGAAGCTTCAGCAATATGGGTGGCATGAGATTCATGAGCATGAGGCGTATCATGGACTCTTGGTACTAG
- the LOC141341108 gene encoding gamma-crystallin M2-like produces the protein MKVTFYEERNFQGRSYNCMGDCADFSSYMSRCHSCRVESGCWMMYDQPNYMGNQYFFRRGEYADYMSMFGMNNCIRSCRMIPMYRGSYRMRIYERDNFMGQMYEMMDDCDSVMDRYRMSHCNSCHIMDGHWLFYEQPHYRGRMWYFGPGEYRSFSNMGGMRFMSMRRIMHSWY, from the exons ATGAAG GTCACCTTCTACGAAGAGAGGAACTTCCAGGGTCGCTCTTATAACTGTATGGGCGACTGTGCTGATTTCTCCTCCTACATGAGCCGCTGTCACTCTTGCAGAGTGGAGAGTGGATGCTGGATGATGTATGATCAGCCCAACTACATGGGAAATCAGTATTTCTTCAGAAGGGGAGAGTATGCTGATTACATGTCTATGTTTGGAATGAACAACTGCATCAGGTCCTGCCGTATGATCCCTATG TACAGGGGATCCTACAGAATGAGGATCTACGAGAGGGACAACTTCATGGGTCAGATGTACGAGATGATGGATGACTGTGACAGCGTCATGGACCGTTACCGCATGTCTCACTGCAATTCCTGTCATATTATGGATGGCCACTGGCTCTTCTATGAGCAGCCCCACTACAGAGGCAGGATGTGGTACTTTGGCCCTGGAGAGTACAGGAGCTTCAGCAATATGGGTGGCATGAGATTCATGAGCATGAGGCGTATCATGCACTCCTGGTACTAG